The region ATTTGTTTTAGTGTCTTAATTTCTTTTGATGTTAATTTCGATGGGTTAAAATTTGATGCAAATATATTTGTTATTAATAACATTACTAATAATGTAATTTTTATATTCATATATGTTTCCTTTATTATTTCTTAAATTAAAGTGCGAATTATATATTAAATATAACAAATTGTCAAATTTTAGCTATTTTTTACTAGTTTTCGGTGTATTTTAACTTACTATTTAGTTTGTCCTTATTATAATTCCAAAAAAATTTAATGAGATGTAAAAAGATTGAAAAAACAAGAATTCAAAAAATTAATTAGAGAGATTGGCTTTACTTCTCAACGAAGTTTTGCAGAAGAGATAGGTGTAAAAGCAACTACTTTTACAACATACAAATTTATACCAAATCACATAGTAAGAATTATTAAAATAGCATTACTAGCCAAACAAAGTGGTGTAGCTTTAGAAGATATCAAAGCTGCAATGAAAATAGATTAAATTTTTAATCTATTTCCTTTTATTTGAATTTCTCACATTTTAAATTTATTTTTATAAATTTCTTACTAATTATCTAAACCAATATTTATATATTTTCTTACTTTTTTTATTTCATCTAAATCAATTTCTTGAATTATCATCTCTTTTTCATCATCTTTATTTACATTTCCAAATGGTGAAATAATTGCACTTCCTTTTCCCATATTAAAATCAGCACTATTTGAAGCAATCACAAAACATTGATTTATTAAAGCAAGAGATTTTGAAATAGTTTCATAATGATCTTTTCTTTTTATTCCCCACATTGAAGGATTTAAAATAATATCAGCACCTTTTACTTTTTGCCAAAGTTGGGGAAATCTTAACTCAAAGCAAATTAGTGTTGCAATTTTTATTCCATTTATTTCAATTATTTTAATATCTTCTTTTTTTCCTACTGTAAAATACTCGTGTTCATTTCCTAAAGGAAAGAGTTTGACTTTTGATTGAGTATGAATTACTTCTTGTTTATCAAAAATATGAAGTGTATTATAAAACTTTCCATTTTCTTCTGTAATTAATGTTAAGGCTATTGTTTTATTTATAGCTAATTGTTTTATTTGTTCAATTGCTTTAATAGAAAATTCTGCTGCTTCTTGCATTTTGTCATAGCAAAAACCACTTAGTGCAATTTCAGGAGCTAGGATAATTGAATCTTGTGGAGCTTTTGTTATTAAATCTTTTAAATGTTTTAGATTCTTTGAAAAATCTTCATCTGTTTTAATTTGTAGTGATACTAAGTTCATTTATTTCCTTTTTTATTAATCTTTCTAGGGCATTTTGATATGTTTTAGCTGTTGCATAAGAGCTTGCTTCATATTTTGTCACAAGTATTGGATTTGTATTTGATGCTCTTACTAATGCCCAACCATATTCAAAGTTAATTCTAAGACCATCAACTTTTATAATATTTTTTATAATTGGAAAATCTCTATTTTTTTTCTTTAGTGATTTTTCTATTTCTTTTATAAGTGGGAATTTATCTTCTTCTTTTACTTCTATTTCAATATTAGAACTTGTATATATCTTTGGAAGTGAATCTAT is a window of Poseidonibacter antarcticus DNA encoding:
- a CDS encoding carbon-nitrogen hydrolase family protein; the encoded protein is MNLVSLQIKTDEDFSKNLKHLKDLITKAPQDSIILAPEIALSGFCYDKMQEAAEFSIKAIEQIKQLAINKTIALTLITEENGKFYNTLHIFDKQEVIHTQSKVKLFPLGNEHEYFTVGKKEDIKIIEINGIKIATLICFELRFPQLWQKVKGADIILNPSMWGIKRKDHYETISKSLALINQCFVIASNSADFNMGKGSAIISPFGNVNKDDEKEMIIQEIDLDEIKKVRKYINIGLDN